DNA sequence from the Marinilongibacter aquaticus genome:
AATCGTCGTTGCCGCTGGCAACAAGAAATATTTCGCGAAAAACCCTTAACCCATAGGTCAAAATCTGCTTTTGTTCTTCTTTGCTCTTTCCATCGAAGATGTCGGCCATGGGCACCAAATCCAACAACTTAAAGGCATAGGCTTGCCGCATCCAATCGGCAAACCAAGTATGCATTCCTTCGTTTTTCGAGGACACGAGACTTCTGGCAGCGTGCATACTCCCTTCGGCCAAAACACTCAACTCTTCAGCTTTTTCTCTGGGCAAACCGCTATCCAGAAAAAATTGTACGATATCCTCATCGCTGAACTTGGGCACGGCAAAACGCTGTGCACGCGACAAAATGGTGGTAAGCAAGTTTTGGGCATCATTGCAAACCAAAAGGAAAATGGTTTTCTCGGGCGGTTCTTCCAACAATTTGAGCAAGGCATTGGCCGTGGCTATACTCAAATATTCAGGCAGCCAGATATAGACCAATTTATAGCCTCCTTCAAAGGGTTTTAAAGACATTTGGCCAATTAATTTCCTAGCCTCTTCCACCGGAATATTTCCTTGCTTTATGCCTATTTTTTCAAACCAATCGGTGCTGTTTTGATATGGACTTTCGAGCACAAACTCACGCCATTCTTTTAGAAAGTTCTCAGACAACACCTTTTTTCCTCCGGCTGTAGGAAAAACAAAAGTTACATCGGGATGAATCAGCTTGTTCATTTTATTGCAGGCTCCGCATTCGCCGCAAGCATCGAATTCTCCCGGATTTTCGCAATTCAGATACGCACCAAAAGCCAAAGCCAAAGCCAAGTTGCCCGAACCTACTGCACCGTGAAACAAAAGGGCGTGGGCCACATGATTTTGCTTCACACCATGCACAAGTGTCTTCTTCTCTTTTTCCAGACCTATAATCTCATCAAACCGCATCTTTCTGTTTGCCTTTGATGAACATTAAAATTTCTGTTTCTTCTTCCGTAAGTTGAGTATTTCTTCGGCTCATGGTCGCATTGATCACCTCAATGGCCTTTTCAAACCGATACGGTTCATAACCTTCTGCAGCTCCACCCCACGAAAACGAGCGAATAATTTTGGATTGAAAGCCCGCTCCAAAAACATTGCAACACACGCCTACGACCGACCCTGTATTGAACATCGTACTGATTCCTGCTTTGGAATAATCGCCCATAAAAGTACCGACAAAAGTTTCTCCGGTCGAAGTCATTTCATCTGTCAAATAGTCGAACAGCTTTACCGTACCGTAGTCGTTTTTCAAATTCGATGCATTGGTATTGGCTCCCAAATTGCACCATTCTCCGATATAAGAATTGCCCAGAAAACCATCGTGGGCTTTATTCGAAGAAGCATAAAATATGGTGTTGCCCACTTCGCCGCCCACACGACAAGCCGGGCCAAGTGTCACGTTGTTTCGGATTTTCGCTCCGTAAGCCACTTTGGCTTCAGGACCAATGCTGCTTGGGCCAAGAATGATGGCTCCTTCTTGCACAATGGCATCTTTACCAATATACACGGGGCCGTCTTCGGCGTTGATGATGGCCGCTTTGATTTGCACACCTTCTTCCACGAAAATTTGATTTTCGCCGTACACACGCGTATGCGGATCGGCAATGCCCGCAGATTGACGCCCTGCCGTTATATAGCGAAAGTCTTCCCGAATTTCGTCTCCGTTGTTCAGAAAAAGATCGGGAAGGTGTTTGATAGTCCGTGAATCAGCGGGTTCGAGTTCAGAAATTTTCGAGGCTCGTGTCAATTCCTGCGATGTCAGCTTTTCCTCCCCTCTGTAGGCCACCACCTCGAATCCAGAAACAATCACACCACCTATTTCTAATTTTTCAATTAGCCCGATCAAAGTGTCGGTTGGTAAAAAGGACGAATTCACGAAATAGTTATCGTCCGTTTTGACCATTGCGAATTTTGTGGCCAAATATCCTTCAGTATAAAAGGACACTTGGGCATTCAAACGCTTCTCCCACTTTTCTTTGATAGTCAGTATGCCTACACGCAAGCTTCCGATGGGTCGTGTGAGTGTAAGGGGTTTCAGGTGTTTCCTGAAATCAGAATCTTCGAACAGGATTATATTCATATCGAACAAATTTAAAGGCAATTTGCTCAATCTTACAATTCTGGACTATGAATTTCTCTGAAAATAAGCTTATTGCTTGGCGGTCATTTCGATAGCCATTTTCACTGCATTGTAGGCATTCACTTCGCCACCTGTAACGCTCAATGTACCGAATTTAACCAGATCATCTGTACCCGGCTTTTTCACCACTTCTTCGCTTAGGTTAGTCACCGATTTGAGCAGTATTTCTTTCACCTGAGCGGCCGTCAAAGTCGGAAAATACGATTCGATCAAAGCCGCCACGCCCGTCACTGCCGGAGCGGCCATGCTCGTGCCTTGCTTTTCTTCGTATTTTGAACCCGGCACAGAAGAATAAATGGCCACTCCCGGAGCAAATACATCCACTTCATGCTGACCGTAATTGCTGAAGTTGGCCACCATCTCTTCTCCCTCTTTGTACGAAAGAGCCCCTACGGTAATCCAATTTTCGGCTTCGCCTCCAGAAAGATATTGCTTTGTGGGATAATGATTGGTTTTATCGATGTCTTCATTCTCATTTCCGGCAGCCGCTACAATCAATACACCCTTTTCTTGGGCATATTTTACGGCCTCATCCACCCATTTCTTTTCGGGCGAATACGGTTTACCGAAACTCATATTGATTATACGTGCCCCGTTGTCTGCCGCATAGCGAATGGCATTGGCCACATCTTTGTCACGTTCGTCGCCATCGGGCACGGTACGCACAACCATGATTTCCACATTATCGGCTACACCCAAAATACCCAAGTCGTTGTGCCTGTCGGCTGCAATAATACCCGAAACATGCGTTCCGTGCATTGCATTGGGCCCTATCACTTCGTTGTTACCGTATTTTCCGTACTCCAATTTATCGGGGTTGTCACCTACAATATCTCTGGCATTGTAATCCAAATTGTAATTGTAATTCAACTGCCCCTTGAAATGGTCGATCCCCTCTTGAATGGCCGCTTCATTGGCTCCTTGATCGGCCAAATACAACCAATACTTCTTCGCCTGACGCACTTTAATGTCTGCGGTTTCATCTGCTATGCCTTCTACATCGGCCTTGGTCAAATCCTTTTTGCCCAACTCGTTTCTTAGAAGGTCTTGAGCAGCCTGATAATTTTTCAACAAGCCCTCGTACATGGGTAAATATTGAGCTGCTTCGGCCTTTTTCTCGGCAATTTCCCTTTTGATTTTTTGGTATTCGTTGTACTCGTTTTTGAATTTCCGCACCTTTCTCTTTTTCGGATGCTCCCCAAAAAACTTATCGTACTTTACCATCAACCGGGCCGACTCCAATTGTTCTTGCTTGACATCACGCCCATCGGCACCTCCAATGAAATCCCAGCCGTTCACATCATCCACAAAGCCATTCTTGTCGTCGTCCACACCGTTTCCGGGCACCTCATCGGTATTCACCCAAATCTTGCTCTTGAGGTCTTCGTGTTCGATATCGACTCCAGAATCCACCACGCCGACAATCACTTTTTGCGATTTACGCCCTTTGAGCAATTCATTATAAGCCTTTTCCACGCTCATGCCCCGCACACCATCTTGGGCATAATCCAAATTAAACCAATTCGCTTTTGTTTGTAATTCTTGTGCGAATGCACTTCCAAGCGTGCCAAGCAATACGACTAAACTAAGAAATTTCTGCATCAAAGTGAGATTTGATAAATAGGCTGCGAAATAAGCAATTAACTAGCACAGTAAGAAACATATTGTACATAAATGGCCTATTTTGGTACTAATTTTATTTAATCCGTACCTCAATCGGATTATCTCCCAGCATTTTCGGAGAAGAAATCTCGATACGCGAAACGGGTATGCCCAACGCAAACAATTCATAACGCAAAGCATAGGCTCGATCATTGGCCAATTGCGAATTGCTCCCCACACCTTTTATTTCGATTTTATTGCTCGGATTTTTATTTAAATATCTGACAAGCTCGGCCACTTGCCCAATCCGATCGATCTCGGCACTTTCCGATTTGAAATTCAGCCCGCTCACTCCAAAGGATGCACCTGCATTCGCCAGTTTTTCAGCCATTGGACGGTTGTCCGTGGTCTTATTGGGGTCATCAGATTCCGGCTCGGTGTTTCTCACTGCGGGCACATAAGCTTTCGGGTTTTGCACTTTGGGCTTCTCGGCCACAGGCTTTGGCACATTGCTCGTTGCAGGGTTATTTTTTTCAGGAACAGTTGCCTTTTCAGGTACCGCTGCTTTCTCATCAGGCGGATAAACTTCTGAATTTTCGGGCTCTTCCGTCTTATTTTCGGGAAGTCGTTCGATTTTGTCGAGTACATGCGTTTCGCGGTCGGGTACATGAGCGATTGCCCCAAGTCCTTTATCTTCCGCCATGCGATCCCGAAATGCAAAATATACAGCACCAGCCAGTACCAAAGCCAACAAAACCCAAGTGAGCCTGTCGGGCTCGGGCTCTCCCTTTTTTTTCTTCTTTTTCGAACGCTTTCTTACCGGAAAAACCAATGGTTCTTCTTCCGTTTTCTCGATTTCTTCGCCCGTCAAAACAGAGGTGTGTACAGGCAAATTCACATCCAACTCTTCCACTTTTTCCTGTGCACGTAAGAAGCTGGCCAACTCTATCGGACCAAAGTTTTTGAGCATTCTCTCTTTTCCAATCACACCCAAAACCAAGGGTGAAGCCAAATTTTGCAAGGCTTCGGCCTGTTCGGCACCGAAACCGAAATTGCTCTCCAAAAAATGTATTCTTTCTTTGAACCGACTGCCCAAGAAATAAGAATTGATGTTTCGGCCAATGGAAACCAGAAGGTCCAACTTTTCATCCTGCTCGGCAATGTTGTGCAAATTGTTCAGCAAACTGCCCGTATGCCCGCCATCTTCGATGACTTGGAGTATGGATTTTGCCCCTCGCACGGTTTGTGCAATTTCAATAAGACCCCGCACAAAGTGATCAGAAGCCCACTCCAAAGCAAGCCTCAGCATTCGCGAGGGCTCGTCTAGATAAACCGCCAGTTTATCCAACACAGCGGCATCTATTTTTTGCATCAAGTTTTTTGTTACCTCCATTTTTTCAACTTAGCCAAATGCGGCCTCAAAAGAAGCACACATCGAAACGCTATCCAATATATAAAATGTACACTATTTAACCTGAACTCCCAAGACATCGAGAAAACAAAGATAATTGGGAGGCCTTATCCGAGGCGATTTTTGATCAGACTTTCTTCAATAGAAAGCACAATGTTACCACTTTCGAATACGCACTTCCTTTTAAACAGCAAACAAAGAAATGGCTTTAGCATTACACCACCCTCACCACGGCTGAAGATCGATTACCTTGCTTCAAAAGGATATCAAATTTGGATAATCTGATCAAAAAAGGTAGAGTTCAACAAATAGAAGTTAGAATTAGAAATACTTTTTACTTGTTTAAGTCAAACCCCTCGTCGCCTCTATTTTGGGTTTGATACAAATCAGATATAGACTTAGAATCAGCAACGCATGCAGGTCCTCTGAAATGATATTTTGACCAATGAAAGTTTTATTTATGGGTTAGAGCATTCAACAATACCTCAAGGAGCAATTGATAAACTGGTTAAAACTCCGTTTCCCCCAGCGGAGTCTCCGTCAGGGACTCCGCTGGGGGAAACGGAGTCTCCGTCAGGGACTCCGCGGATTTCACGCCAAAACACCGCTTTCAAAATGCATTTTCATCCTTTCCAGCAATTCCACATACTTATCGACCCCCTCTCGAATTTGACTCAAATGGATAAATTCATCGGCAGAATGCGACCTTGCCGAATCGCCAGGACCAAACTTCACCGTTTCGAAGGGCATCAAAGCTTGATCTGAAAGTGTGGGTGAACCGTAACAATGCAAACCCATTTCTTTGGCCACCAACCACACAGGATGTTCTTTCGAAACCCCACTCGAATTCAACCTGACAGAACGCGGCACCACCTCGCAAGACACATTTTCTTTGATGATTTCCAAAGTTTCATCCAAAGTATATGCATCCGTAACCCGTACATCGACCGTCATTTTACAGCGGTCTGGCACCACGTTGTGCTGCGTGCCGGCCTCTATTACGGTCAAGGACATTTTCATTTTGCCCAATGTATCCGAAACCTTGGCAAATTCGTATTCCGCAAACCATTGCATATCGATCAAAGCCTTTGTAATCGCATTTTCCCCTTCATCGCGAGCGGCATGCCCAGGTTTCCCGTAGGCATAACAATCCAAAACCAAAAGCCCCTTTTCGGCCACCGCCAAATCGAGGGAAGTAGGCTCTCCGACAATGCCAAAATCCAATTTGGGCAATTTGGGCAACAGGGCCTCAATCCCATGCTTTCCTGAGACTTCCTCCTCTGCCGTAGCCGCCAAAACCAAATTGAAAGGCAAATCTGGCCGATAATAAAAATGAGTAAATGCAGCCAGCAAAGCCACCAAAGGGCCACCTGCATCATTACTTCCCAAACCATAGAGTTTATCGTCTTCTACCGTTGGGGCAAAAGGATCTCGCGAATAACTGGCATTGGGTTTTACAGTATCGTGATGACTATTGAGCAAAACCGTGGGTTTTGCCTTGTCAAAGTGTGCATTCTTCGCCCATACATTGTTCATCAATCGAGAAAAAGGAATGTTTCTTTCCCGAAAATATTCCTCCAAAATATATGCCGTCCCCTCCTCTTCTCTACTGAAAGAGGGCTGGGCAATTAATTTTTTGAGCAATGCTATGGCATCTTCAGCCAAATGGGTTTCGGTTTTCATACTATATTTAGAGTTGAATTATCGTTCCTGCCGACTGGTTTTCTACCGCCATTTTCAAGTCGCCCGCTTCACAGATCGTCACGGTTTTCACACCGCTTTTCACGGCTTCAAAGGCATTATCGAGCTTTGGAATCATCCCATCAAAAATCACGCCTTCGGTGCGTAGCTCATAGTAATAGCCCAAATTAATGACCGGAATCACCGATTCGTCGTCGAAGGCATCCATGAGCACCCCTTTCTTTTCGAAACAAAAAACCACATGCACTTCGTAATCTTCGGCCAAGGCACGGGCAATTTCAGAAGTTTGGGTATCGGCATTGGTATTGAGCAAACCAAATTCGGGATTAAAAGACAAAGGAGCAAAAACTGGCGTTATTCCTTGTTTGAGCAACACACCAATAAACTCACCATCCACTTTTTCTACATCGCCCACAAAACCATAATCCACCTCTTTTACAGGCCTTTTCGCGGCCAATATCACCCCGGCATCGGCTCCGCTCAAGCCCAAGGCATTGGTGCCAAGGGATTGCAATTGCCCCACAATATTCTTGTTCACCAAGCCGCCGTATACCATTGTCACCACATCTCGCATAGCCGCATCGGTAATTCTGCGGCCGTTCACCATTTGTGTTTCGACACCCAAATCTTTAGCCACCCGTGTAGCGATTTTCCCTCCACCGTGCACCAAAATTTTATGGCCTTCCAATGCGGAAAAATCATTCAAAAACTGATCGAGTTTCTCTGTGTTATCAATGACGTTTCCGCCTATTTTAATGAGGTATACTTTTTCTTTCATTTATCTATTTCTGTTCAAATTCTCGTTTGTGAAAGTCCCCTTTTCACACTTTCAGGTCTACAAACTTAAACGAATTCCCATCAAACAAGCCTTTATCCGAGAGCTTTAAAGCCGGAATCACGAGCAAAGCCATAAAAGACAAAGACATATAAGGCGATATCAGTTTCGACCCCAATTCAAGCTTGGCAAACGCATCGATTTGTTCGTAATCCTTCGCCACCGTATGGGCATCTTTGTCGCTCATCAAGCCCGCCACAGGCAAGGGCAAAACACCCATTTTTTCTGCTGAAACCGCCGAGACTCCACCTTTCTCGCGGACAATCAAATTGATGGCCTCCACAATGTCCACATCGTTTACGCCCACGGCGATGATGTTGTGCGAATCGTGAGCGACAGACGAAGCAATTGCCCCTTCTTTCATGCCAAAACCATGAATAAAGCCTACGGCAGGTTCCTCATCCTGATAGCGGTTGTACACCACGAGCTTGAGGATATCTTGGTCTGTATCCGACACCAGTGTGTTGCCACTCATTCGCGGACTGATCTCAAAACTGTCTGTCATCAATTGGCCATCGTTCACTTTTATCACACGTACCTTACCCAAACGGTCGTCCATCTGCACTTGCACAGCTTCTGTGGTCAGTTCTCTGGTATTGAAATTGTTCACCACCTTGCTTCGCGGAGCAGCCAGCAAAGAACGCCCTTCCTTGGCCACGAGTTTTCCTTCGACATAGGTTTCCAAAACCTGAAATTCCTGCAAATTTTTCACTCGAATAAAGTCGGCGGGATCGCCCTCTTGAAGCAGCCCAACTTCGAGCCCATAATGTTTCACAGGATTGAGCGAGGCCATTCGTAACGCATCAAACAGGGCCACGCCCGCTTCCAGAGCTCTTGCTACCAATACATTGATGTGTCCTTTGATTAAATCGTCGGGATGTTTATCGTCCGAGCAAAACATCATTTGATGTGCCCAGTTTTTGGCCAAAGGAATCAGAGCTTCGAAATTTTTGGCCGCACTGCCTTCCCGAATCAAGACCTTCACTCCCAGTTTCAGTTTCTCCTCGGCTTCGGCAAAACTGAAACATTCGTGATCCGTGCTGATCCCTGCCGAGAAATAAGTCTCGGCATCGGCACCCCGAAGCCCTGGAGCATGCCCATCGATTACCTTGCCCAAACTTTTTGCAATCGCCAATTTGGCCATTACCTCTTCTTCTTTGTAAATCACACCAGGGAAATTCATCATTTCGGCCAGATAACCGATTTCAGGCTTTCTGAGCAGACGCTCCACCCCACGGGAGTCGATTGTAGCCCCAGCCGTTTCGAAACCTGTAGCCGGCACACAAGAAGGTGCCCCAAAACATACTTTGAATGGGCTTTGGTTTGCATCCTCGATCATGTACTCCACCCCTTTTTCGCCCAGCACATTGGCAATTTCATGCGGATCAGAAACCGAAGCCACGGTGCCGTGTACCAGAGCCATATTGCCGAAAACAGCGGGCGTAAGCATAGAACTCTCGATATGCACATGGGCATCGACAAAACCCGGCAACAGATAACTGTCATCCGGTTTCTCTTCACCCAAAATTTTAATGGTAAAAATGCGTTTGCCCTCGACGATGATCTCGCCCCAATGTATGCTGTCGTCAAAAATATTGACAATATTCCCTTGAATTACCTCCATGCCGTTTTCGCTTAGATGGCGAATTTACCGACATGTTTGGTAAAAGCCGAACTTTCGACCTAAAAGATTCCTTGGTTTCTTACTTCTCAGCAAACCTAAAACTAAGACGCCAAGCCATTGAATAATGCCGTGCATCACACCGATTCCGGGCTTAATCAGTTTGCTACTTCACTCAAGAATTTGATTCGCATAAGACGCAGTTCTTCTTCGGTCACTTCATCTTCGTAATCTTCAAAATCAGCCAAGGCCAGACGAATGTTGTCTGATTCGGCATTCATGAAATAATCATAGATGTCGTCCTGTTTGTCTTCATCAATTTCGCCATTGATGTAATAGTCGAGATTGAGTTTTGTGCCTGAGTAGCAAATGTTTTCGATTTCGCCGAGCAATTCATCGAAACTAATCCCTTTCGATTCCGCAATTTCATCGAGGCTCACTTTTCGATCCACTTGCTGAATAATGAAGATTTTAGTTTTCGACTTGTTCACTGCCGTTTTCACGACAAAATCTTCCGTAGTTTCGATGTCGTTGTCTTTCACATACTTCGAAACCAAATCGATAAAAGGTTTTCCAAACTTGCGGGCCTTTCCTTGCCCCACACCTTGAATCTGCGTCAAGGCGTCCATCGAAGTGGGATACGTAGTGGCCATTTCTTGAAGCGAGGGCTCTTGGAAAACCGCATAGTGCGGTATGCCCTGCTGCTTCCCGATTTTCTTCGTCAGAGCTTTCAGCATTTCGAGCAAAGCCTCGTCGGCCGCTCCTCCAGAACCACCCGGGGCCGAAGTCTGAATATCGTCGTCTCGACTGCCCTCGGCCTCGGAAAGGTCGTGGTCGTCGTACATTTCAATTTTATAAGGATCTTCGAGGTATTTCTTGCCCTTTGCAGTCAATTTCACCACCCCGTAATTATCGATATCCTTTTCTATGAAGCCGTAAACCAGCAATTGCCGCAACACCGAAACCCATTTGTCGGTTACGGTATATTCTTCCTGCTCTTCTTTGTCGGCATTTTTGCCTTTCGGCTTGAAAACCACCTCTTTTTGCTTGAAATACTTCAGGCCTTCTCCATATTGAGGCAGCTTATCGTGACCGTAGCTTACGATGTAATCATTGTTCGCCGTATTGGCCGTCAACATATCGGCAATATGCTGAATAGAGAAACGCTCTTCAGTGGCCAGCATGGCTTGCATGCCCAAAACAGCCTCTTTTTCCACTTGGAAAGTCTTTGTGGGTTTCTTGCAGTTATCACAAAAACCACAATTCTCATTCATAAACTCGCCAAAATAGCTGAGCAATTGCCTTCTTCGGCACACACCCAAAGTCGAGTACGCCACGATTTCCATCAGCAAAGCCTTGGCATTATCGCGTTCGGTTACGGTTTTATCCTTGTTGAATTTCTCCAACTTCAAAACGTCGTCGTAGGCATAGAACATAAGGCAATGCCCATCCAAACCATCTCTACCCGCACGGCCAGTCTCCTGATAATACCCTTCCAATGATTTCGGAGCATCGTAATGCACTACAAAACGCACATCGGGCTTATCAATTCCCATTCCGAAAGCGATAGTCGCCACCACTACATCGCAAGCTTCGTTCAGGAAAGCGTCTTGGTTTTTCATTCGCACGTCGGCATCCAAACCTGCATGATAAGGCAAGGCCTTCACGCCATTCACCGAAAGCAAACTGGCGATTTCTTCCACTTTCTTTCTGCTTAAGCAATATACGATTCCGCTTTTGCCCTTGTGCGAACTGATGAACTGAAGCAATTGCTTCTTCGGGTTTTTCTTGGGCCGTACTTCGTAATATAAATTCGCTCTATTGAACGAAGTTTTGAACAAAGTAGAATCGTCCATATTCAGATTCTTCTTGATGTCCATCTGCACTTTTGGCGTGGCCGTGGCAGTCAAGGCAATGATCGGCAGCCTTTCATCAATGCTTTCGATGATGCTGCGAATCTTGCGGTATTCTGGGCGGAAATCGTGCCCCCACTCGGATATACAGTGGGCCTCATCTACAGCCACAAAAGAAAGATTGGCTTGTTTCAAGAAGACCAGGTTGTCTTCTTTCGTCAATGATTCCGGAGCGATGTAGAGCAATTTGCACTCGCCTTCGAGCACACCCTTTTTCACCCGGTTCATTTCTGTTTTATTCAAAGTAGAGTTCAAAAACTGGGCGTTGATGCCAAAACCCTTCATCTGATCTACTTGGTTTTTCATCAATGCGATCAAAGGACTGATCACAACGGCAGTGCCTTCCAAAGAAATGGCCGGCAATTGATAACACAAGGATTTGCCCGCTCCGGTGGGCATGATCACGAAGGTATTGTTACCGTCTATTATGCTGTGAATGATTGCATCCTGCTGCCCTCTGAATTTATCGAATCCAAAAATCTCTTTGAGATTCTTTTTCAGTTTTTCTTCTATCGGTTTTTCCATCTTGATCAAACAACACATTAAACATTAACTTCCAACCGCAAAACTTTTCGAAGTCTACACCATTAAAGATAATCATTTCTTTTCAAATTCGGTGTACAAGCCCAAAGGGCCTCTTTGCTAAAGAAGCTATGTTATTTTTCAAGGCAAAAGATTCATACTTTTGCTCAATATTTAATCTTTAGTCAATTAAGTGAATACGAAAATAGATAAAAATATACTCGAAATCGGCAAAAAAGTCCTAAGTGCTGAGAGCGAGGCAATACTTTCTTTAAAAAGTTCAATTAACACCTCATTCCAAAAGGCAATCGACCTTATATTAGACTGCAAGGGAAAAGTTGTACTAACCGGAGTTGGCAAGAGTGCATTCATTGCACAAAAAATTTCGGCTACAATGAATTCAACAGGGCAACAAGCCGTTTTCTTGCACAGCTCAGATGCCCTGCATGGCGACA
Encoded proteins:
- a CDS encoding M20 family metallo-hydrolase gives rise to the protein MKTETHLAEDAIALLKKLIAQPSFSREEEGTAYILEEYFRERNIPFSRLMNNVWAKNAHFDKAKPTVLLNSHHDTVKPNASYSRDPFAPTVEDDKLYGLGSNDAGGPLVALLAAFTHFYYRPDLPFNLVLAATAEEEVSGKHGIEALLPKLPKLDFGIVGEPTSLDLAVAEKGLLVLDCYAYGKPGHAARDEGENAITKALIDMQWFAEYEFAKVSDTLGKMKMSLTVIEAGTQHNVVPDRCKMTVDVRVTDAYTLDETLEIIKENVSCEVVPRSVRLNSSGVSKEHPVWLVAKEMGLHCYGSPTLSDQALMPFETVKFGPGDSARSHSADEFIHLSQIREGVDKYVELLERMKMHFESGVLA
- a CDS encoding DNA polymerase III subunit, translated to MRFDEIIGLEKEKKTLVHGVKQNHVAHALLFHGAVGSGNLALALAFGAYLNCENPGEFDACGECGACNKMNKLIHPDVTFVFPTAGGKKVLSENFLKEWREFVLESPYQNSTDWFEKIGIKQGNIPVEEARKLIGQMSLKPFEGGYKLVYIWLPEYLSIATANALLKLLEEPPEKTIFLLVCNDAQNLLTTILSRAQRFAVPKFSDEDIVQFFLDSGLPREKAEELSVLAEGSMHAARSLVSSKNEGMHTWFADWMRQAYAFKLLDLVPMADIFDGKSKEEQKQILTYGLRVFREIFLVASGNDDLVKLDTQSKDFVRNFAKVFNVNNLDVISQEFDTAIFHIDRNVRAKIVFLDLSLFLARHIK
- a CDS encoding putative sugar nucleotidyl transferase codes for the protein MNIILFEDSDFRKHLKPLTLTRPIGSLRVGILTIKEKWEKRLNAQVSFYTEGYLATKFAMVKTDDNYFVNSSFLPTDTLIGLIEKLEIGGVIVSGFEVVAYRGEEKLTSQELTRASKISELEPADSRTIKHLPDLFLNNGDEIREDFRYITAGRQSAGIADPHTRVYGENQIFVEEGVQIKAAIINAEDGPVYIGKDAIVQEGAIILGPSSIGPEAKVAYGAKIRNNVTLGPACRVGGEVGNTIFYASSNKAHDGFLGNSYIGEWCNLGANTNASNLKNDYGTVKLFDYLTDEMTSTGETFVGTFMGDYSKAGISTMFNTGSVVGVCCNVFGAGFQSKIIRSFSWGGAAEGYEPYRFEKAIEVINATMSRRNTQLTEEETEILMFIKGKQKDAV
- the ade gene encoding adenine deaminase, coding for MEVIQGNIVNIFDDSIHWGEIIVEGKRIFTIKILGEEKPDDSYLLPGFVDAHVHIESSMLTPAVFGNMALVHGTVASVSDPHEIANVLGEKGVEYMIEDANQSPFKVCFGAPSCVPATGFETAGATIDSRGVERLLRKPEIGYLAEMMNFPGVIYKEEEVMAKLAIAKSLGKVIDGHAPGLRGADAETYFSAGISTDHECFSFAEAEEKLKLGVKVLIREGSAAKNFEALIPLAKNWAHQMMFCSDDKHPDDLIKGHINVLVARALEAGVALFDALRMASLNPVKHYGLEVGLLQEGDPADFIRVKNLQEFQVLETYVEGKLVAKEGRSLLAAPRSKVVNNFNTRELTTEAVQVQMDDRLGKVRVIKVNDGQLMTDSFEISPRMSGNTLVSDTDQDILKLVVYNRYQDEEPAVGFIHGFGMKEGAIASSVAHDSHNIIAVGVNDVDIVEAINLIVREKGGVSAVSAEKMGVLPLPVAGLMSDKDAHTVAKDYEQIDAFAKLELGSKLISPYMSLSFMALLVIPALKLSDKGLFDGNSFKFVDLKV
- a CDS encoding DUF937 domain-containing protein — translated: MEVTKNLMQKIDAAVLDKLAVYLDEPSRMLRLALEWASDHFVRGLIEIAQTVRGAKSILQVIEDGGHTGSLLNNLHNIAEQDEKLDLLVSIGRNINSYFLGSRFKERIHFLESNFGFGAEQAEALQNLASPLVLGVIGKERMLKNFGPIELASFLRAQEKVEELDVNLPVHTSVLTGEEIEKTEEEPLVFPVRKRSKKKKKKGEPEPDRLTWVLLALVLAGAVYFAFRDRMAEDKGLGAIAHVPDRETHVLDKIERLPENKTEEPENSEVYPPDEKAAVPEKATVPEKNNPATSNVPKPVAEKPKVQNPKAYVPAVRNTEPESDDPNKTTDNRPMAEKLANAGASFGVSGLNFKSESAEIDRIGQVAELVRYLNKNPSNKIEIKGVGSNSQLANDRAYALRYELFALGIPVSRIEISSPKMLGDNPIEVRIK
- the argB gene encoding acetylglutamate kinase, which produces MKEKVYLIKIGGNVIDNTEKLDQFLNDFSALEGHKILVHGGGKIATRVAKDLGVETQMVNGRRITDAAMRDVVTMVYGGLVNKNIVGQLQSLGTNALGLSGADAGVILAAKRPVKEVDYGFVGDVEKVDGEFIGVLLKQGITPVFAPLSFNPEFGLLNTNADTQTSEIARALAEDYEVHVVFCFEKKGVLMDAFDDESVIPVINLGYYYELRTEGVIFDGMIPKLDNAFEAVKSGVKTVTICEAGDLKMAVENQSAGTIIQL
- a CDS encoding S8 family peptidase — its product is MQKFLSLVVLLGTLGSAFAQELQTKANWFNLDYAQDGVRGMSVEKAYNELLKGRKSQKVIVGVVDSGVDIEHEDLKSKIWVNTDEVPGNGVDDDKNGFVDDVNGWDFIGGADGRDVKQEQLESARLMVKYDKFFGEHPKKRKVRKFKNEYNEYQKIKREIAEKKAEAAQYLPMYEGLLKNYQAAQDLLRNELGKKDLTKADVEGIADETADIKVRQAKKYWLYLADQGANEAAIQEGIDHFKGQLNYNYNLDYNARDIVGDNPDKLEYGKYGNNEVIGPNAMHGTHVSGIIAADRHNDLGILGVADNVEIMVVRTVPDGDERDKDVANAIRYAADNGARIINMSFGKPYSPEKKWVDEAVKYAQEKGVLIVAAAGNENEDIDKTNHYPTKQYLSGGEAENWITVGALSYKEGEEMVANFSNYGQHEVDVFAPGVAIYSSVPGSKYEEKQGTSMAAPAVTGVAALIESYFPTLTAAQVKEILLKSVTNLSEEVVKKPGTDDLVKFGTLSVTGGEVNAYNAVKMAIEMTAKQ